A DNA window from Ahaetulla prasina isolate Xishuangbanna chromosome 7, ASM2864084v1, whole genome shotgun sequence contains the following coding sequences:
- the GPR85 gene encoding probable G-protein coupled receptor 85, with product MANYSHAADNILQNLSPLTAFLKLTSLGFIIGVSVVGNLLISILLIKDKSLHRAPYYFLLDLCCSDILRSAICFPFVFTSVKNGSSWTYGTLTCKVIAFLGVLSCFHTAFMLFCISVTRYLAIAHHRFYTKRLSFWTCLAVICMVWTLSVAMAFPPVLDVGTYSFIREEDQCTFQHRSFRANDSLGFMLLLALILLATQLVYLKLIFFVHDRRKMKPVQFVAAVSQNWTFHGPGASGQAAANWLAGFGRGPTPPTLLGIRQNANTTSRRRLLVLDEFKMEKRISRMFYIMTFLFLTLWGPYLVACYWRVFARGPVVPGGFLTAAVWMSFAQAGINPFVCIFSNRELRRCFSTTLLYCRKSRLPREPYCVI from the coding sequence ATGGCGAACTACAGCCATGCAGCTGACAACATTTTGCAAAATCTTTCCCCTTTAACAGCATTTTTGAAATTGACTTCTCTGGGATTCATCATAGGAGTCAGTGTAGTAGGGAACCTCCTTATCTCCATTTTGCTTATTAAAGACAAGTCCTTGCATAGAGCTCCTTATTACTTCCTCTTGGATCTTTGCTGCTCAGATATCCTCAGATCTGCAATTTGTTTCCCATTTGTTTTTACTTCCGTGAAAAATGGATCATCTTGGACGTATGGGACTCTCACTTGCAAAGTAATTGCCTTCTTGGGTGTTTTGTCCTGTTTCCACACAGCTTTCATGCTGTTCTGCATAAGCGTCACCAGATACTTAGCTATTGCCCACCACCGTTTTTATACAAAAAGACTGTCCTTTTGGACTTGTTTGGCAGTGATCTGTATGGTGTGGACCCTATCTGTAGCTATGGCTTTCCCTCCAGTATTGGATGTGGGTACGTATTCCTTTATTAGGGAGGAAGACCAGTGTACCTTTCAGCATCGTTCCTTTAGAGCCAATGATTCGCTGGGATTCATGCTGCTGCTTGCTCTCATCCTTCTAGCCACACAGCTTGTCTACCTCAAGCTGATCTTTTTTGTTCATGATCGCAGGAAAATGAAGCCAGTTCAGTTTGTTGCTGCGGTGAGCCAGAACTGGACATTTCATGGTCCTGGAGCCAGTGGTCAAGCAGCTGCAAATTGGCTGGCCGGATTTGGAAGGGGCCCCACGCCACCTACCTTGCTGGGGATCCGGCAAAATGCCAACACCACAAGCAGGAGAAGGCTACTTGTCTTGGATGAGTTCAAAATGGAAAAACGAATTAGTAGAATGTTCTATATAATGACATTCCTCTTTCTCACCTTGTGGGGGCCCTATCTGGTTGCCTGCTACTGGAGAGTTTTTGCAAGAGGCCCTGTGGTTCCTGGAGGATTTCTAACAGCCGCTGTTTGGATGAGTTTTGCCCAAGCTGGAATCAATCCTTTTGTGTGCATTTTCTCCAACAGAGAGCTGAGGCGCTGTTTCAGCACAACCCTTCTTTACTGCAGAAAATCCAGGTTACCAAGGGAACCTTATTGTGTTATATGA